One Halorientalis litorea DNA segment encodes these proteins:
- a CDS encoding DUF2797 domain-containing protein, giving the protein MQIVGYDTGVGVDDDRDPALSLADGGDVTRQSLAPGTDLAYTLGERHCAGAVSGDGHERCPNPSAPYCADHTSKWACARCVGNCDRPLPACREEHAVYLAAFAPAIFKVGVTRSWRLDTRLREQGADRAAHLRTVKDGRIARQIEADIASEVGDRVRVPTKIDGIHRSVDDDAWTALLAEFDPLATYEFDYDLSLTDRPVSETLATGTVRGTQGRVLVLDHAGSAYAVDLRDLVGHEVTDGGTDRNLQSSLGAF; this is encoded by the coding sequence GTGCAAATCGTCGGGTACGACACGGGGGTCGGCGTCGACGACGACCGCGACCCCGCGCTCTCGCTGGCCGACGGCGGCGACGTGACCCGCCAGTCGCTCGCGCCCGGGACGGACCTCGCGTACACGCTGGGCGAGCGTCACTGCGCGGGGGCCGTCTCCGGGGACGGCCACGAGCGATGCCCGAACCCGTCCGCGCCGTACTGTGCCGACCACACCAGCAAGTGGGCCTGCGCGCGGTGTGTCGGGAACTGTGACCGCCCGCTCCCCGCCTGTCGGGAGGAACACGCCGTCTATCTGGCCGCCTTCGCTCCGGCCATCTTCAAAGTGGGGGTCACCCGTTCGTGGCGACTCGACACCCGCCTGCGCGAGCAGGGAGCCGACCGCGCCGCCCACCTCCGGACGGTGAAAGACGGCCGCATCGCCCGCCAAATCGAGGCCGACATCGCCAGCGAGGTGGGCGATAGGGTTCGCGTTCCGACGAAAATCGACGGCATTCATCGCTCGGTGGACGACGACGCGTGGACCGCGCTCCTCGCGGAGTTCGACCCGCTCGCGACCTACGAGTTCGACTACGACCTCTCGCTGACGGACCGCCCCGTCTCGGAGACGCTGGCGACGGGCACCGTCCGCGGGACGCAGGGCCGAGTCCTCGTCCTCGACCACGCGGGGAGTGCTTACGCGGTGGACCTGCGTGACCTCGTGGGGCACGAGGTGACTGACGGGGGCACCGACCGAAACCTCCAGTCCAGCCTCGGCGCGTTCTGA
- a CDS encoding tRNA (cytidine(56)-2'-O)-methyltransferase, producing MQDTPEVAVLRLGHRPGRDERITTHVGLTARALGADRVVLAGDGASRADTVQDITDRFGGPFTVETVESWRPVLSAFEGAVVHLTMYGLEVQDVEAEIRERHRDRRDPLLVVVGAEKVPFEVYEAADWNLAVTNQPHSEIASLAVFLDRLFEGRELDREWEDAEKVVVPQATGKQVEDTDET from the coding sequence ATGCAGGACACTCCCGAAGTCGCGGTCCTTCGCCTCGGCCACCGGCCGGGCCGGGACGAGCGAATCACGACACACGTCGGGCTGACCGCGCGGGCGTTGGGGGCCGACCGCGTGGTGCTGGCCGGTGACGGGGCGAGCCGTGCCGACACGGTGCAGGACATCACCGACCGGTTCGGCGGTCCCTTCACGGTCGAGACTGTCGAGTCGTGGCGGCCGGTCCTCAGTGCGTTCGAGGGCGCGGTCGTCCACCTCACCATGTACGGTCTCGAAGTGCAGGACGTCGAAGCCGAGATTCGGGAACGCCACCGCGACCGGCGCGACCCGCTGCTCGTCGTCGTCGGTGCCGAGAAGGTCCCGTTCGAGGTGTACGAGGCCGCCGACTGGAACCTCGCGGTGACGAACCAGCCCCACTCGGAAATCGCGTCGCTCGCCGTCTTCCTCGACCGGCTGTTCGAGGGCCGGGAACTCGACCGGGAGTGGGAAGACGCAGAGAAGGTCGTCGTGCCGCAAGCCACGGGGAAACAGGTCGAGGACACCGACGAGACGTGA
- a CDS encoding sensor histidine kinase, giving the protein MYTADVTQREIAAWLVAPICIILLVFAVGFWVRADSSRARHLNRVVVWAYLGALFLGIGGGLSTYAQTTEGLMVIVQSAVGWAASGLLPGGFVGIYDAERRIERVRSEQAREEAEQLAMGLSVINRILRHDFRNHMTVLQGHFGALEEANPERVESMREHTDRLVELADRARRMEELLRTEEWTVVDAPNAVTNVVEECRTEYEDAEFHLDGPEEAPVSVRGQLETAVMNLVENAVVHNDSDTPAVEVSVESTDSAVEIDIRDNGPGIPQYERTLRNRPGETALEHSNGTGLWLVGWFAEQSDGSFTIETTEDGSVVTLSLPHASAGV; this is encoded by the coding sequence ATGTACACTGCCGACGTGACCCAGCGGGAGATAGCCGCGTGGCTCGTCGCCCCAATCTGTATAATCCTGCTCGTCTTCGCGGTGGGTTTCTGGGTACGGGCCGATTCGTCCCGGGCACGGCACCTCAACCGCGTCGTCGTGTGGGCGTATCTCGGCGCGCTCTTCCTCGGCATCGGCGGCGGGCTGAGCACGTACGCACAGACGACGGAGGGCTTGATGGTAATAGTACAGTCTGCCGTCGGCTGGGCGGCAAGCGGACTGCTCCCGGGCGGATTCGTCGGCATCTACGACGCCGAGCGGCGGATAGAGCGCGTGCGGTCGGAGCAGGCACGCGAGGAGGCCGAACAACTCGCGATGGGGCTCTCGGTCATCAATCGCATCCTGCGGCACGACTTTCGCAACCACATGACCGTCCTGCAAGGGCACTTCGGTGCCCTCGAAGAGGCTAATCCGGAGCGGGTCGAGAGTATGCGAGAACACACGGACCGTCTCGTCGAACTGGCCGACCGGGCCCGGAGAATGGAGGAACTGCTCCGGACGGAGGAGTGGACCGTCGTCGACGCGCCGAATGCCGTCACGAACGTCGTCGAGGAGTGTCGAACGGAGTACGAGGACGCGGAGTTCCATCTCGACGGCCCGGAAGAGGCCCCCGTCTCGGTGCGGGGACAACTAGAGACGGCGGTGATGAATCTCGTCGAGAACGCCGTCGTTCACAACGATTCCGACACCCCGGCCGTCGAGGTGTCAGTCGAGTCGACCGACTCGGCGGTCGAAATCGACATCCGCGACAACGGCCCCGGCATCCCGCAGTACGAGCGAACCCTCCGCAACCGCCCGGGTGAGACGGCACTCGAACACAGTAACGGGACTGGCCTGTGGCTGGTCGGCTGGTTCGCCGAGCAATCGGACGGGTCGTTCACCATCGAAACGACGGAGGATGGGTCGGTCGTGACGCTCTCGCTCCCCCACGCGTCGGCGGGAGTCTGA
- the tfe gene encoding transcription factor E, with product MAFEELLEDPVIQKYLHELVGPKGMPVAAAPPDGEVTDEELAEELGLELNDVRRALFILYENDLASYRRLRDEDSGWLTYLWTFEYDKIPEQLQSEMRRLLDALEQRQEYEYNNEFYLCEVCGIRFEFDEAMDFGFECPECGSPVDAMENTALVGSMEERIDALRDELNVEIEREA from the coding sequence ATGGCTTTTGAGGAACTCCTCGAGGACCCGGTGATACAGAAGTATCTCCACGAACTCGTGGGCCCGAAGGGGATGCCCGTCGCCGCGGCCCCGCCGGACGGCGAAGTGACCGACGAGGAACTCGCCGAGGAACTGGGCCTCGAACTGAACGACGTGCGCCGCGCGCTCTTTATTCTCTACGAGAACGACCTGGCGAGTTATCGCCGCCTGCGCGACGAGGACTCCGGGTGGTTGACCTACCTCTGGACGTTCGAGTACGACAAGATTCCCGAGCAACTCCAGTCGGAGATGCGCCGCCTGCTCGACGCGCTGGAACAACGCCAAGAGTACGAGTACAACAACGAGTTCTACCTCTGTGAGGTGTGTGGCATCCGCTTCGAGTTCGACGAGGCCATGGACTTCGGCTTCGAGTGCCCCGAGTGTGGGTCGCCCGTCGACGCCATGGAGAACACCGCGCTCGTCGGCTCGATGGAGGAGCGAATCGACGCCCTCCGGGACGAACTCAACGTCGAAATCGAGCGAGAGGCCTGA
- a CDS encoding NAD-dependent epimerase/dehydratase family protein yields the protein MDLTGKRILVTGGAGFVGSHLCARLVEDNEVRAVDDCSTGDPSWLPGGVELVDGDLTDPDVAAEAITPDTDVVFHFAADKDAARDDIDQYRFNNRLTETVLDRMDEAGVENIAFTSSSTVYGEAPRPTPEDYAPLEPISIYGASKLGEESLLSVYANSHDMTAWVFRFANIVGPRLQKGAVVPDFIHKLREDPSTLEILGDGRQEKSYMHVSECVDAMCHVVENATRPFNVYNLGTRTTTSVTTIADIVSEEMELDPTYEYTGGDRGWVGDVPRMRLSIEKLAALGWEPDQSSDDAVRQATRELLDGD from the coding sequence ATGGACCTGACAGGAAAGCGGATACTCGTGACCGGCGGCGCGGGGTTCGTCGGCTCACACCTCTGTGCGCGCCTCGTCGAGGACAACGAAGTGCGCGCAGTCGACGACTGCTCGACCGGTGACCCCTCGTGGCTCCCCGGAGGCGTCGAACTCGTGGACGGTGACCTCACCGACCCCGACGTGGCCGCCGAGGCCATCACGCCCGACACCGACGTCGTCTTTCACTTCGCCGCCGACAAGGACGCCGCCCGCGACGACATCGACCAGTACCGCTTCAACAACCGACTGACCGAAACCGTCCTCGACCGGATGGACGAGGCCGGTGTCGAGAACATCGCGTTCACCTCCTCCTCGACGGTGTACGGCGAGGCACCGCGGCCGACCCCCGAGGACTACGCGCCGCTGGAACCCATCAGCATCTACGGGGCGAGCAAACTCGGCGAGGAGTCCCTGCTGTCGGTGTACGCGAACAGCCACGACATGACGGCGTGGGTGTTCCGCTTCGCCAACATCGTCGGCCCGCGCCTCCAGAAGGGGGCTGTCGTCCCCGACTTCATCCACAAACTCCGCGAGGACCCGTCTACGCTCGAAATCCTCGGCGACGGCCGCCAAGAGAAGTCATACATGCACGTCTCCGAATGCGTCGACGCGATGTGCCACGTCGTCGAGAACGCGACGCGACCGTTCAACGTCTACAACCTCGGTACCCGGACGACCACCTCCGTCACGACCATCGCGGACATCGTGAGCGAGGAGATGGAGTTGGACCCCACCTACGAGTACACCGGCGGCGACCGCGGGTGGGTCGGCGACGTGCCACGGATGCGTCTCTCCATCGAGAAACTGGCCGCGCTCGGGTGGGAACCCGACCAGTCCTCCGACGACGCCGTACGGCAGGCGACCCGCGAACTGCTCGACGGCGACTGA
- a CDS encoding DsbA family protein, which yields MDGRATTESSARRTRRELLAAVGGGTAVAVAGCLGGGPDTLEDGDATGTATGSPASDILSTPVRGDPEAPVTVLAFEDFACPHCRDYSLNVVPDILAEYADDGTIRYEFHDFPIPVDEDVSWNAACAARAVQARADDEAFFEYAHALFEAQSDLGPDAYERLADDAGLDGAAVRESALDGEYRPTVAADRQRGEEAGVRGTPTVAVDGTVVDPTYDAISAAIEDALGTRTETP from the coding sequence ATGGACGGACGAGCGACGACTGAATCGAGCGCGCGACGGACCAGACGGGAGTTGCTCGCGGCTGTCGGCGGCGGGACGGCCGTCGCCGTCGCCGGGTGTCTCGGCGGCGGCCCGGACACGCTCGAAGACGGTGACGCAACCGGCACGGCCACCGGGTCCCCCGCGTCGGACATACTCTCGACACCCGTTCGCGGCGACCCGGAGGCACCCGTGACGGTCCTCGCCTTCGAGGACTTCGCCTGCCCGCACTGCCGTGACTACTCCCTGAACGTCGTCCCCGATATCCTCGCCGAGTACGCGGACGACGGCACGATACGCTACGAGTTCCACGACTTCCCCATCCCGGTGGACGAGGACGTATCGTGGAACGCGGCCTGTGCCGCGCGGGCGGTACAGGCTCGGGCGGACGACGAGGCGTTCTTCGAGTACGCACACGCCCTGTTCGAGGCACAGTCGGACCTCGGGCCGGACGCCTACGAGCGACTCGCGGACGATGCGGGGCTGGACGGGGCCGCCGTCCGCGAGTCCGCACTCGACGGCGAGTACCGGCCGACGGTGGCCGCCGACCGCCAGCGGGGCGAGGAGGCTGGCGTCCGTGGCACGCCGACGGTGGCCGTGGACGGGACGGTTGTCGACCCGACGTACGACGCCATCAGTGCCGCAATCGAGGACGCGCTGGGGACGCGCACCGAAACCCCCTAA
- a CDS encoding DUF7490 domain-containing protein, which yields MKREWSLFAGLAVVLLVATLLAVAVPGAVSAPEDDVRRGFLQIRDVTVSHGQVGGETVPLTVETRVQHDGGPSENVSVLFRAVGSQSGLVEATRSVDVGTVEGEREVPVTANLTVPRRGGYRIQTVVYADGRRYDEGETEVGGVGTLTPEYAQTTVDFHRFAGGADAQPSVEYRIERAGEDTTTLNVSTYLTNNGDTPSEEVRLTLKARQADSNIVAAERTVRVGQIQPGTTANPSTTLTVPAEYNYYLDATLWKDGVIVTSTRAAANLDPSETISVNETRREVGLRVEDFERGDGAGGAPDRERPGTPVSEEGPGFTAALTLVALLAIALGLARRGGSRD from the coding sequence GTGAAGCGTGAATGGTCCCTGTTTGCCGGTCTGGCGGTGGTCCTCCTCGTCGCGACACTGCTGGCCGTCGCCGTCCCCGGAGCCGTCTCCGCGCCCGAGGACGACGTGCGGCGTGGTTTCCTGCAGATACGCGACGTGACCGTCTCCCACGGGCAGGTCGGCGGCGAGACGGTGCCCCTGACCGTCGAGACGCGAGTGCAACACGATGGCGGCCCCTCCGAGAACGTCAGCGTCCTGTTCCGGGCCGTCGGCAGCCAATCGGGGCTGGTCGAGGCGACCCGCTCTGTCGACGTGGGTACGGTCGAGGGCGAGCGTGAGGTGCCCGTGACGGCGAACCTCACTGTCCCGCGCCGCGGCGGCTATCGCATCCAGACCGTCGTCTACGCCGACGGGCGGCGATACGACGAGGGTGAGACCGAAGTCGGCGGCGTCGGGACGCTGACGCCCGAGTACGCACAGACGACGGTCGACTTCCACCGCTTCGCCGGCGGTGCGGACGCACAGCCGTCCGTCGAGTACCGCATCGAGCGCGCGGGCGAGGACACGACGACGCTGAACGTCTCGACGTACCTCACGAACAACGGCGACACGCCGTCCGAAGAGGTCAGGCTGACGCTGAAGGCGCGGCAAGCCGACTCGAACATCGTCGCGGCCGAGCGGACGGTTCGGGTCGGCCAGATTCAGCCCGGCACGACGGCCAACCCGTCGACGACGCTGACGGTCCCCGCCGAGTACAACTACTACCTCGACGCCACGCTCTGGAAGGACGGGGTCATCGTCACGTCCACGCGCGCGGCGGCCAACCTCGACCCGAGCGAGACCATCTCCGTCAACGAGACCAGACGCGAGGTGGGCCTGCGCGTCGAGGACTTCGAGCGCGGTGACGGCGCGGGCGGCGCGCCCGACAGAGAGCGGCCGGGGACACCCGTGTCCGAGGAAGGGCCGGGGTTCACCGCCGCGCTAACGCTCGTGGCACTGCTCGCTATCGCGCTCGGACTCGCCCGACGAGGTGGTTCCCGTGACTGA